GTTTCTTGTCATTTATATAGTGCACGCTTTGTTTTCCTCGTGATTATACTGTTGTTTGCTCACCGATAACGTTATTATCCTGCCATAATATTTACTGCTGTAATCAGACATGTGAATTTGGTTTCTTATAGCCCTTCACGAATTGCtggaagatttattttttgaactttACTCATGCTGTGATCTCCTCTCAAAAAACCGCACCAAACATTTACTTTTTCCCTTAATCCAGATTTTATCGGTTGATTATGAATCATATTCAACACGTATATGCTTTCCTTATTGTTGCATGACTTGCATCAAACTAATTTTAGTCCCACTTGCTATTTATCTAATATAGTCTTGTACCGTGTCAGCATTAACAGAGCACCAGAcgctttgaaaaatatttgaaagtcATCCTAGCACAGCCTATCAACTCCCTGTCGTGTTTGAGCTTAAGAGATAAATAAGTAATATACATTTTTACTAATTTACGACTTGGGGATAGCGCCACCGTTTGATGATGAAACACCCCCAAcagtatacatatatatgcGGCCATTTATTGCAGTCTATATACCCGGGGTCCCGTGATCcagtaaatcattttgatcCCTGACACGAACATACACTTTGACTCTCGCGGTATGGAGTCTTTAATGTAATCACGCCATTATTTTATTACCTCCAGACTCACAGTCGTTAACTAAAAGGTAGATTTTCAAGTCAGGAGTGATGGTGCATGTTGTTACCGCGCGTTAAGACTCAAagttaaaactatttttggaTGGATAGTGCTGTTGTTTATATGGTCTCATAATTCATGTCACATGAGAAAAATACGGGAACTATTAAGGTAGAGAATCACGTTCCATTTTTTGGGCCACACAagcaaaaggtaaaaatttttaattaccaTTTGTTAAGATGCCTAAGACACTTAAATCGAAATCTGCGTTGGAAGAAATTTCTTACTCTAATGTCTTACATCAGCACACGTTACTCGAGCCAATAGCGTACgtgtttttgttaaaaattgtattcatCATTTTCAGGTATTTCTAAAAAACTCTATAATTCGGTCATGAAATAATTTAGTACTGAGCATTTTTTTCACCCTACATCAATTTGTTTATAGTATCAGACAGTCGGAGAACTTTCAATATCTCGAAGTTTCCGGGTTCCGACTGTCTTGACGGTAGTTGATGGGTCGTCCGACGGCTTGGATGCGGAACGAGCTGCCGTATCGAGTTTGACGCCAACGGCTCGGTTTACGTTTGGGTTtgtcatcatcgtcgtcatcttcttcgtcggaCTCGTCACTTTCATCACTCTCGTCGCTCTCGTCGCTGCCACTTTCGTCGCTGTCGCTAGCGCTCTTTTTGATCCGGCTTTCGTTGCTGTCGTCCTCTTCACTTTCTTCGCTTCCGGCGTCCTCggtgttgattttgt
The sequence above is a segment of the Daphnia pulex isolate KAP4 chromosome 11, ASM2113471v1 genome. Coding sequences within it:
- the LOC124208324 gene encoding probable ATP-dependent RNA helicase ddx56; protein product: MKQFPWIIVALIAICSVHITMANLQRKNSTDVYIPAPTLFRSVFGGRPIQGYPKDRDTPVQTANKKEDEPEEDNQLDDAAVEENKINTEDAGSEESEEDDSNESRIKKSASDSDESGSDESDESDESDESDEEDDDDDDKPKRKPSRWRQTRYGSSFRIQAVGRPINYRQDSRNPETSRY